The genomic region CTAGGATGGGAAGAGTTTTTTGTAGGCTTGGATATAACGGTAAATGGATTCAATGTGCGGCTGACTCCCGTATTGATTGGAGCCATTGCTTTTTGGTTGCTTTTCTCAGGCAATTTTAAGCGTATTGTTAACGTGATGACACTGCTGGTTGGAATCATGAGTATTGTGTTTGTAACAACAGCTGTTGTCATTCAGCCGGATGTAAGTGCAATTATAAAAGGATTGTTTATTCCTACCGCTTCGCCGGATGAATTCCTGACAGTGATTGCATTGATTGGAACCACGGTAGTTCCCTATAATCTGTTTTTACATGCTTCAACCGTTCAGGAAAGATATTCTCATTTTTCACAGCTATCGGATATGCGTTTGGAGAATGCAGTGGGTATTATCCTGGGTGGGGTTATATCCATGTGTGTAGTTATCACCAGTGCTGCTGCATCCGATGGCTCCTTAACGGAGGTTAAAAATGCCTCGGATATGGCTCTTCAATTGGAACCTTTATTGGGTAATTGGGCACGTACATTTATGGGAATTGGACTTTTTGCGGCAGGTATCACCTCAGCCGTAACAGCTCCATTAGCGGCAGCTTATGCAAGCAAAGGGCTATTGGGGTGGAATGATGGCCTTAAAGATCTGAAATTTCGCGTTATCTGGATTTTGGTACTTACCATTGGCGTATTTTTTTCCGCGATTAGTTTTAACCCGGTTCAGCTGATTGAATTTGCCCAGATTGCGAATGGAATTACATTACCGGTAATTGCTGTTTTTCTACTGTATATCATGAATAAACCCATGTTACTGGGAACGAATCGAAATTCATCCCGGCAAAATATATTTGGGATAATTGTGATTTTAGTTGCCCTGTTGGTAGGGTTTAGAAGTTTAAATTCAGTTTTTAATTTTCTGTAATTATGCTTTCAAAAATAGATTTGAACTGTGATTTAGGTGAATTCTACGGGCTATATGATGAACGTCGCGATTCCCAGATTATGCCCTATATTTCAAGCTGTAATATTGCTTGCGGATTTCACTCCGGCGATCCGGTTACGATTGCAAATACCATTAAGCTGGCGTTAAAAAATAAAGTGGCCATAGGAGCGCATCCTTCTTATCCTGATTTGCAGGGATTCGGAAGACGGGTAATGAATTTGTCGGCGGAAGAACTGGAAGCTTGTGTATTATATCAGGTAACAGCATTAAAAGGGATGACAGAGTCTTTGGGTGGTAAATTGCATCATGTAAAACCGCATGGGGCTCTTTACAATCATGCTGCTAAAGATGAAGAAACCGCAATTGGTGTGGTAAAAGCTATTGTAAGGATAAAAGATGATATGTTAATCTATGCCCCGGCAAAATCTGTATTAAGAGAAGTAGCTAAAGATGCCGGATTGAAGGTTCGAAGTGAGGTATTTGCAGACCGCAGATATGAAAATGATTTAAGCTTACGTTCACGAAAACTGGATGGAGCCGTAATTAAAGAAAAGGAAGATGTGTTAAAGCAATTAGCTGCCTTCCTGGATGGAATTGTGTACACTCATGATGGACTCGATCTGCCTATTGAGGCTGAAACTTTATGTTTACACAGCGACACAGAAGGAGCGGCAGAGTTGGCAAAGGAAATTTTTGATTTTTTAGAAAAGCATGATGTCAAAATCACTTCATCTTAATGGCCAAACCTGGAATGTCTCTTTTTTAGGTGAACAAGCCCTTCTCTTAAAACCCGAACAGGAAGAAATCCCGCTTTCATTAATTCACCAAACTTACCGGCGGTTAGAACAATCAATGATTTCCGGTGTTATAGATTTGATTCCGACCTATGAAAGTATTGGCCTGATTTATAACCGGCTGTTAGAGGATTTAAATGTAGAAATTGAAAAGCTGCAAAATCAAATATCTGATAAATCAGAAGAAAAAATATCTCATAGAAAATATGAAATTCCGGTTTGTTATGGATTAGGGCTGGATTGGAAAGAGGTGGAAAAACATACGGGGTTAACTCAGGAACTAATCATCAAAAAACATACACAAACAGAATATACCGTAGCGATGATGGGTTTTATGCCCGGATTTGTCTATTTGAGTGGCATGGATAAAACCCTTGAATGTCCAAGGAAAGAAAACCCGCGGACAAAAATACCGGAGGGCGCAGTAGGTATTGCCGGTGGGCAGACAGGGGTATATTCTTTAGAAAGCCCGGGTGGCTGGCAGATTATCGGCCGAACCCCTCATTCTTTTTTTAATATTAAAGAAGAGCCCCCAACGTATTTGAAACTCGGTGATAAGTTGGTTTTCCACCCCATTAGTATTGAAGAATTTGAGGAATTAAAAAACGAAAGAGCACCGTCATGAACGGGAAATTGGAAGTTTTGGATGGGGGATTAATTACAACCGTTCAGGATAAAGGCCGGTTTGGATACAGGAATTTTGGAATTCCGGTTTCAGGAGTGATGGATGAACACGCGTATCAGTTGGCTAACCGGTTGGTGGCGAATCCAAAAGACGCCCCGGTTTTAGAATTCACGGTGCAAGGCGGTACATTTAGGTTTCATACACAGGCTGTTATTGGAATAACCGGTGCAGAGGCTGATATTTTTGTGAATGATCACGCATCACAAACTAATAGAACCATAGCCGTAAATGTCGGTGACATTGTAAAAATCAGCCGGGTAAAAGCCGGATGCAGAATTTACATGGCCATTGCCGGAGAATGGGAAATTGAAAAAATCATGGATAGCTATTCAACCTGTATGCCGGCAGGATTTGGGGGATTTAAAGGAAGAAAACTTAAAAAAGGAGATGTGATATTTTGGAAACTATCTTCGGAGGAGATTAAAACAAGAGAAGTTCCCAAGGAGTTTATCCCACATTATTCTACCAGGCAGAAGATACGCATCATTGCAGGACCGGAATGGGATTGGCTTACTGAAAACCAGCAATTGTTTTTTTTAGAAACAGGTTTCAAGATTTCCACTCAAAGTAATCGAATGGGAATCAGGTTAGAGAGTGAAGCTAAAATTCAAACCGAAAAAAGGGAAATGAAATCAGCACCGGTTGTTCCCGGCATTATCCAGCTTCCGCAAGACGGGAACCCCATTATCCTTATGAAGGATGCACAATCGGTAGGGGGATATCCAAGAATCGCAAAAGTGATAGATGCAGATTTGTGGCGGTTAGGACAGATATGGTCAGGAAACGAAATCAGCTTTAATTTAATTGGCATGAAAGAATCCCTGAAATTGAAGAAATACTATCAAGAATTGAGAAGATTTTAAATAATTGTAAGTGCGGAACCTGAAAAGTTTAAACGGTAAGGATATTAGGAAGAGAAATTTTTTTTAACGTGTTTATAAAAGTAATATACTATCAGTAAAAATAACCAAATGGGATAAATGAAATCTCAATATAAAGTCTACCTGTTACTGCTATCATTTGTTTTTACGGGATCCAAGGTCTTGGGGCAAAATGATGATTCGCTTTCCAAATCAGGATTGAAAATAATAGAAGCTCCTGCAATGGAAAATATTTGCACGTTTGAACCTACCTATAGAGACGTATATTATTATAAAAAAGCAGATCAAAGATTATTAAAAGGATCTGAAAGGCTAAAGACTGCTTCCTTTCAGGTTGAATATTTTTCGGACGGTGCAAGCTGGCCGCAGCAGGCAAGAGAAGCTTTTGAATATGCCTTGCAAATTTGGGAAACGCATATAGATTCTGATATTCCGATCAGGGTTCAGGCAAATTGGGCAGCTTTGGATGGTAATACTTTAGGAAGTGCGCGCCCTACTTTGATTGTTCAGCCTCCAACCGGAGAGCTGGATACCTGGTATGCAGTTGCTCAAGCCAGTGCCATGACGGGGGTTGATTATGTTCAGCAATCAAGTAGTACCGATTATGACATAGTTGTTAATATGAATTCCGCTTTTGATTCATGGTATTTTGGTACTGATGCTGAAACACCGGCTGGATTAATAGATTTTGTTACGGTTGTTTTACACGAAATCGGGCATGGCCTAGGGTTTTTAGGTTCAATGACTGGTGATCCAGAGCAACAAATTGCTGAGTGGGGCTATGGGAATACAGTTGTTTCACCCATTATTTATGATCGTTTTGTAATGGATGGTTTTGGAAATGCCGTTATCGATGAGAATGTATATCCAAATCCTTCAGAGGCTTTATATGATGCTGTGACGGGTATGAATGGTGGAATTTTCTTTATAGGAGATGAATCAAACGAGGCTTTTGAGAACCTCCCGGTTCCCTTGTTCAGTCCATCTGAGTGGGAGCCGGGCTCCAGTTTTTCACACTTAGACCAAACTACATTCGATGATACGGAAAATGCTCTGATGAGGCCTCGAATTGATAATGCTTATGCTATGCATTCGCCCGGGCCTGTTATGTGCGGTATGTTTGCAGATAAAGGTTGGCCGCTTGGTGGCGGTTGTTTGGCATTTTTAGGAGGACCATCACTTATAACAATAGATGAAACTGAACTAAATTTTGGGGTAACCAACGTAGGATCCGAGATAATCGAAACGATAT from Gracilimonas sp. harbors:
- a CDS encoding NRAMP family divalent metal transporter is translated as MNNPLKKYFGPSTLVAAAFIGPGTVTVCTLAGVRSGYMLLWALLFSVIATIVLQEMTGRLGIITRKGFGEAIREQLGNPIIKTIGILLVFSAIVIGNIAYEGGNISGAVLGWEEFFVGLDITVNGFNVRLTPVLIGAIAFWLLFSGNFKRIVNVMTLLVGIMSIVFVTTAVVIQPDVSAIIKGLFIPTASPDEFLTVIALIGTTVVPYNLFLHASTVQERYSHFSQLSDMRLENAVGIILGGVISMCVVITSAAASDGSLTEVKNASDMALQLEPLLGNWARTFMGIGLFAAGITSAVTAPLAAAYASKGLLGWNDGLKDLKFRVIWILVLTIGVFFSAISFNPVQLIEFAQIANGITLPVIAVFLLYIMNKPMLLGTNRNSSRQNIFGIIVILVALLVGFRSLNSVFNFL
- a CDS encoding 5-oxoprolinase subunit PxpA, yielding MLSKIDLNCDLGEFYGLYDERRDSQIMPYISSCNIACGFHSGDPVTIANTIKLALKNKVAIGAHPSYPDLQGFGRRVMNLSAEELEACVLYQVTALKGMTESLGGKLHHVKPHGALYNHAAKDEETAIGVVKAIVRIKDDMLIYAPAKSVLREVAKDAGLKVRSEVFADRRYENDLSLRSRKLDGAVIKEKEDVLKQLAAFLDGIVYTHDGLDLPIEAETLCLHSDTEGAAELAKEIFDFLEKHDVKITSS
- the pxpB gene encoding 5-oxoprolinase subunit PxpB codes for the protein MMSKSLHLNGQTWNVSFLGEQALLLKPEQEEIPLSLIHQTYRRLEQSMISGVIDLIPTYESIGLIYNRLLEDLNVEIEKLQNQISDKSEEKISHRKYEIPVCYGLGLDWKEVEKHTGLTQELIIKKHTQTEYTVAMMGFMPGFVYLSGMDKTLECPRKENPRTKIPEGAVGIAGGQTGVYSLESPGGWQIIGRTPHSFFNIKEEPPTYLKLGDKLVFHPISIEEFEELKNERAPS
- a CDS encoding biotin-dependent carboxyltransferase family protein, whose translation is MNGKLEVLDGGLITTVQDKGRFGYRNFGIPVSGVMDEHAYQLANRLVANPKDAPVLEFTVQGGTFRFHTQAVIGITGAEADIFVNDHASQTNRTIAVNVGDIVKISRVKAGCRIYMAIAGEWEIEKIMDSYSTCMPAGFGGFKGRKLKKGDVIFWKLSSEEIKTREVPKEFIPHYSTRQKIRIIAGPEWDWLTENQQLFFLETGFKISTQSNRMGIRLESEAKIQTEKREMKSAPVVPGIIQLPQDGNPIILMKDAQSVGGYPRIAKVIDADLWRLGQIWSGNEISFNLIGMKESLKLKKYYQELRRF
- a CDS encoding T9SS type A sorting domain-containing protein; this encodes MKSQYKVYLLLLSFVFTGSKVLGQNDDSLSKSGLKIIEAPAMENICTFEPTYRDVYYYKKADQRLLKGSERLKTASFQVEYFSDGASWPQQAREAFEYALQIWETHIDSDIPIRVQANWAALDGNTLGSARPTLIVQPPTGELDTWYAVAQASAMTGVDYVQQSSSTDYDIVVNMNSAFDSWYFGTDAETPAGLIDFVTVVLHEIGHGLGFLGSMTGDPEQQIAEWGYGNTVVSPIIYDRFVMDGFGNAVIDENVYPNPSEALYDAVTGMNGGIFFIGDESNEAFENLPVPLFSPSEWEPGSSFSHLDQTTFDDTENALMRPRIDNAYAMHSPGPVMCGMFADKGWPLGGGCLAFLGGPSLITIDETELNFGVTNVGSEIIETISISNDINSENPLIGRVEIVSGTSSFSVENDVVFLNVEPGSSIEIPISYGPVLANESNGELRVTHNGSNQPSPILIPLNGEALEENQAVELGQNYPNPFNATTNIPYTLPKDSFVRLEIYDALGKWIQTLVNGDKQRGKYVQQLQANEFSSGIYIYRILVDGTAKSKKLLLVK